The Persephonella atlantica region AAACGAAAGCTCTGAGAGGAATTAATCTCACCGTTTATGAAGGAGAGTTTATAGCTATAATGGGAGCTTCAGGCTCAGGGAAAACAACGCTGATGAATATTATAGGCTGTCTGGATACCCCCACTTCAGGCAGATACTACCTCTTAGGTAAAGATGTTTCACAGTTAAATGACGACCAGCTCTCCCAGATAAGAAACGAGTACATAGGTTTTGTTTTTCAGCAGTTTTTTCTCATACCATATCTAACAGCTTATGAGAACATACTGGTTCCCGCCCTATACTCAAAGAACAGATTCTCCCAGAAAGAAAAAAGGGCTGAAGAAATACTTGATATGCTCGGACTGTCTGACAAAAAAAATAACAAACCTTCTCAGCTTTCTGGAGGACAACAGCAGAGAGTCGCTATAGGGAGAGCTCTGATTAATGATCCACAGCTTGTACTTGCTGATGAACCAACGGGAGCTTTAGACAGCAAAACAGCAAAAGAGATTATGAATATTTTTGTACAGCTAAACAGAAAGGGAAGAACCATTATTCTTATCACCCATGATCCAGAGATTGCATCTTACGCCCACAGGACAGTAAAGATATCCGATGGACAGATTACAACATAGCAAAAAATATCGTAAAATAATTATCTGAATTAAAAAAAGGGGAGATAGATGTTCATAAACATTGGAAAATCCAGATGGATGAAGCTCATTCTTTTTATAACAACATTTGCATTTGTTGGAACAGCATTCGTCGCACTTATTGTTTACAAACTATCAGGAAATATTCAGGGTATTGCACAGGTTAACGGTAAGGACATTCCCATGGCAGAGTTTTACTATCAGATGGGGCTGATAACAAGACAGATGCAGTCAGAAGGTATAGACACTGCCCCCTTAAAACAACAGATAAAGGCACAGGCATTAAGGAATGTGATACAGCAGGAACTTCTGTATCAGGAAGCCGAAAGAGAAGGTATAGTAGCAACAAGAGAAGAAGTAAAAGAGTATCTCCTTGATATAGACGCATTTAAGGAAAAGGGGCATTTTTCTAAGGATAAATACCTTGCATTTTTATCGCAGGTTAATCTCACACCAGCATTTTTCGAAGAAATCCTGAGAAAAGAGCTGTCCATCAGGCATCTGCTCACAATCCACAGAGCAGGATTTTACCTTACAGAAGACGAACTGGGCACTTACATAAACAAACAGCTTGCCAGGATTACAGGGGAGTACATACTGATAAAGCCTTCTCCTTATACACCAACAGAAAAGGAGATACAGGATTACTACCAGAAACATAGAAAAGAGTTTTCAGGTGAAAAAGGGAAACTGATCCATATATACCAGATAGATATAAAAAAACTTGGGCAGGAAAAAGCAGAGAAGGAAGCCCAGAAGCTGTACAGAAACCTTAAAGAAAATATCCCTGTATCAGAAACAGAAGGTGTAAAGAGGATATTTGAAGGAACAGTGTTTGAAAAAAACAGCAGATTAGATAAAAAGCTGCTAAAGGAGACAAAAAAACTAACAGAAGATAAAAAAATAGCTCTTATATCTGAAGATGGATATTATTACATCATCCACTATATAAAAGAGGTTTCACAGCCTCTTCCACTGGAAAAAGTAAAAGAAAAGATAATCAGCAGTATAAAATCAGAAAAGGAAAAACAGTCTATCCAGAAAATACATAAAGAAGTGAACAACATACTGCAGACAGAAAAAAATCTTAAAAATATAGCCATTAACTACAGATCAAAAATAAATAAGATAAATAGAGAAACTATTCAAATGCTTGCTTCACAGCTTGGAATATCAATGGACAAGCTATCTAAGCTTTTAAAATCAGGAAAGATTAACACCTTTGTAACATCTTCAGGTGTTGTTGTGATAAAAGTAAGTAAAGTGGAACCTCCAGATAAAAACAGAAAAGAAGAGATGGCCAAACTTCTCATGCCTATACTTACTCAGAGCAAGTACCAGACACTTGTACAGATGCTTATAGATAAACTACAGGAAGAAGCAGACATAAAAGTAAACAGGAGGGTAATCCAGTAAAGTTGGAAAAAACCCCTTACGCTTATGAATTTTTATGGAAGCAGATAGAGAAGGGATACAGAGAAATAAGAAAAGAAAAATACAGAAATCTGATCAGTCAGTTTCTCTTTGATGAAGAAATCAGAAAGAAAGTCGAGAAACTGAAAGATAGATCAGGAAGAAATTACGAAGGAGGTCTCCTTGAAAAAACTGCTTCTGTAATTTCACTGGCTCTGTGTATGTATGATAACTATCCGGAGATTGATATAGACCTAATTCTATCTGGTATAATTCTGAGTTGTCTGTGTACCACTTTTCCAAAAAAAGAATGTTACGAAAAGATAAAAGAATATGAAGAACTCATTCCGTTTTTATTCAGAAAAAAAAGGAAAAAACCAACAGTTGAACTTACCGTTTACGATGGGATAATAAGGTTAGATAACAAAATATATATAAGACTGGAGAGGAGACGCGGGGAGAATAAAAAAGGAGAGGTTGGCAATGGTTCCAGAAGAAAGGAAGATTTTTGACAACGGTTCACATCAGAACATTTTACTTGAAGATTACGGTCATGGTGAGATGGTTCAGGCGAATGTTCACTTTATCGTGGACAACGGTCAGGGAATGATACTTGATCCGGGGGGACACAAGGTCTTCAAACATCTTCTTTCTGAGATTGGAGGTCTTATAGGTATTGACAACCTCAAGTACATATTCCTTTCCCATCAGGATCCGGACATTGTTGCTGCTGTCAATGGATGGCTTATGACAACAAAAGCCACAGCCCTTTCTTCTGTTTTGTGGATAAGATTTATACCACATTTTGGCGTTGATAAACTTGTGGTTAACAGAATAAAAGGTATCGGAGACGAAGGAACAATTATAAGACTTGGCTCCTCTGAACTTTACATACTACCTGCACACTTTATGCATGCTCCAGGAAACCTTCAGGTTTACGATCCTGTCTCAAAAATCCTGTACTCTGGAGACCTTGGGGCATCATTGGGGCAGGATTACATATATGTGGAAAACTTTGAGGAGCATATACAGTATATGGAAGGCTTTCACAGAAGATACATACCAACGTCAAAAATACTGAAGGCGTGGCTGAAGATGGTAAGGCAGTTAGATATTGAAACTGTAGCTCCTCAGCATGGTGCAATAATAAAAGGCAGGGAAAACGTTAACAAGTTCTTTGACTGGCTTGAAGACCTTCAGTGTGGTATAGACATAATGGAGGATATTTATAAGATTCCGACAAACTCTTTTGAAGGTTAGACTTGGTAGAACATTATCCAGTTTTAAACAGAGAGGTTTTACAGTTTTTTTCGTCAATAAAGGCGGGAGTTATTGTTGATGCCACCGTTGGAGGCGGTGGCCATTCCTACCTGATTTTAAAGAAATTTCCTGAGATTAAAATAGTTGGAATAGACAGGGATGATTATGCCCTGAAAAGGGCAGAAGAAAAGTTAAAAGAGTTCAAAGGAAGATTTACGCTGATAAAAGAATCATTCAGAAATGTTGACACTGTCCTCAAAGATTTAGGACTGAAGAGGGTGGAAGGTTTTCTGTTTGATCTTGGTGTATCTATGTTTCAGTTGAAGATGGAAAGGGGATTTTCTTTTCAGAGGGAAGAACCTCTCGACATGAGAATGGATACAACCCAGAAACTAACAGCATCCGATGTGATCAACTCTTATCCTCCACCACTTCTTGAAAAAATAATCAAAGAGTATGGTGAAGAAAAATTTTACAGAAGAATCGTTAAAAATATTGTGGATTACAGAAAAAAGAAAAAGATTCAAACGACAAAAGAACTCGCAGAGATTATTTACTTTTCCTATCCACCATCTCTAAGGAGAGGGAGAATACATCCGGCAACAAGAACATTTCAGGCAATCAGGATTGAAGTAAATGACGAGCTAGGAGAAATAAAAGAGGGTATAAGCAAAGCTATTGATCTGCTCAAAGTTGAAGGAATCATTCAGGTTATATCCTTTCACTCTTTAGAGGACAGAATTGTAAAAAATATATTCAGAGAGGCAAAGAGATTAAAGAAATTGGAAATACTGACGAAAAAACCAATTACACCGGGAAAAGAGGAAATAAAGGAAAACCCTCCTTCCCGAAGTGCAAAACTGAGAGCAGGAAAGAGATTATGATTAGAGAAAAAACGATAGAGCTTAAAAGAGATTTTGCCCATATAAAACGGTACATAAAGTTCTGGTTTTTTATACTCTTTATATCTGGGGCACTCGTTGTTTACAACCAGTACTATTTTAAAGTGAGCAAGGAGATTATTGAACTCACCCAGATGAAAAATAGACTGATAACACAAAATACTATGCTAAAGAAGGAGATTAGCAGACTCTCCTCACCTGAAAGAATTAACAGGATGGCGGTAAAAAAACTGAAAATGAAACCAGTAGATTACTCAAAGGTTCATTTTATAGAAGCAAAATAGATTTATGGTAAAAAAAAAGGTATACATAGTATCTTTTCTGATTGTTGCAGGATTTCTGATCGTTATTCTCAGACTCCTTTACTTTCAGGTAATAAAAAGAGACGAATACACGCAATTTATAAAAAAACAGTACTACACTCAAGAAAAAATTATACTTCCAAGGGGAACAATTTACGATAAAAATGGAAAGATACTTGCCATCAGTGTCCCTACCATTGATGTATTTGTTCTGACAAAACATATAAAAAACAGGGATAGACTTGCAAAAGAGCTATCTATAATACTGAAAAAACCTTACAGCAACATCCTGAAAAAACTCAGTTCACATAGAAATTATGTAGTTATTGCAAGAAATGTAGATAAATCCTTAAAAGATAGACTACTAAAGATAAGGAGGGATCTTAAAGAATGGAATTTAGGACTTATTGATTCCTCTAAAAGATTCTATCCGCTCGGAAGTATTGGTGGTTCCAATATAGGTTTTGTCAGCAGAGTAACGGGAAAAGGAATGGAAGGACTCGAACTAAAATATGACAGTAAATTAGGGGGAGGAACAGGAAAGATACTGATGATGAAAGATGCCCTTGGAAATCCATTTACTATAGAGAAAGAGGATGAGAAAAACAGATACGATATAAAACTCACAATAGACAGTAACATACAGTACATAGCACAGGAAGCACTGAAAAAATTTGTTAGAGAAAGAAAGCCCAAAGAAGCCCTCATACTGATAGTTGACCCAAAAACAGGAAACATCATTGCAAACGCAACATATCCAGATTACAATCCAAACCTTTACTGGAAGTACACAGTTCACAAAAATATTTCCTTCCAGAATGCATATGAACCAGGTTCTCTTGTAAAGCCTTTTGTTCTGGCAGAAGCTATAGATGAAGGAAAAGTTTCATTTAAAAGAAAATACTACTGCGGAGATGGCAAAATTGTTGTTGATGGTGTGAAAATCAGAGACCACAAAAGATTCAAGTTCCTGACTCCTGATGAGATAATTATCCATTCTTCAAACGTTGGCGCTATCACACTTGCCCTTAGGTTAGACCCAGAAAAGTTCTACGACAGACTTCTCAGTCTGGGCTTTGGAAAATCAACAAAAACCTTTCCCGGAGAAGCAAAAGGCCTGATAAAAAAAAGCAAAAGACCTGTAGATATCGCATATGCATCAATAGGACAGAACTGGACTGCAACACCTATTCAGATAGCTATGGCATACTCAGCCATAGCAAACGGTGGATATCTGCTGAAGCCAAATTTCATCAAGGAAATTATCAATCCACAGACAGGAAAAACAATAAAAGTGGAAAAAAAGATAATAGGCAAAGTGTTTTCAGACAGGTCACTGAAAAAATTAAAAAGCACCCTTAAACTTGTTGTTGAAGAAGGAACGGCAAAAAAGGGAAAATCAAAATATTTCACAATAGCAGGAAAAACAGGAACAGCCCAGAAGTACGACCCCAAAATAAAAGCCCTCTCAAAAGAGAAATTTTATACCTGGTTTGCTGGATATTTCCCTGCAGAGAATCCTCAGTTTACAGTTGTGATATTCGCGAACGAACCTAAAAAAATAAAAAAATGGGAAGTTATAGGAGGAGGTTCTGTGTCTGCTCCTGTACTTAGAGAACTTGTTGACCGTATAATGTTTTATATGAAAGGAAAACCAGACAAAGTTGGAGGAAAAAATGGAGATTAAAACACATCGGCAGATTGACCAGAGTATTTCAGGAGTTCCAACAGCTGTAGAAACAGATAAGTTTGCATCAGTAATGTTAGAAATCACAGACCAGATGAAAGCTGACGAAAAAGGTCTCGTTCATGGAGGATTCCTTTTTTCAGCAGCAGATTACTGCTCTATGCTTGCTGTAAATCATCCAAATGTGGTTCTTGCAAAAGCCGAAGTAAGATTTTTAAAACCTGTAAGGGTGGGAGAACATATATTTTTTGAAGGGATTGTTGTAGAAAGGGAAGGAAATAGAAGAACTGTTGAAGTAAACGGAAAAAATGAAAAAAACGAGATAGTTTTCGCAGGTAAATTTTACTGTGTAATACCTGAAAAACATGTCCTTGACTGAACTGGCACAAAACAAAAACTGTGCTATAATATTAACCCACTGGCGGGGTAGCCAAGTGGTAAGGCAGGGGACTGCAAATCCCTTATGCGCGGGTTCGATTCCCGCCCCCGCCTCTTGTTGAAAAATCAAGATGGTACAAATCCCTCCCAGAAAGATATTCAAAATATTCTTGACATATATTAATCTCTTTATATAAATTCATGTATAAATGAGTATAAGGAGAAAGATAGCATTACTTATATTCCTGGTCTTTTTTTCTGGGTTTGGTGTGTCCTATGTGCTTTATAGAATCTTCATCACAGAACATCTGAAAAAACTTGATCTCATCTTTATAGATAGAGAATTTGATACCTTTTTCAAGAGTATTGAAAACAACATATCCTTTGTTGATTCGATAGCAAAAAATGAAGCATACTGGGACGACCTTTATAACTTCACACTAAATCCAAATGAAAAATTTGTAAAAAGCAACTTTGACTCTGCAAACGAAACACTTTATGACCTAAAAATAAATTTTTATCTGGTTCTAAATCGTCTTCTAAATACTGCTCTATACAGATGTAATCTTGATCTGAACAGTTGTTCTCACCTTATTGAAGCTGTTAAAAAATACATAAAAGGTGAACAGTCTGGTCTGATAAAGATAGGGGATAACATAATTGCTGTGTCCTCAAAATACATTCTCCCTACAGAAAAAAAATCCAAACCTGCAGGGCTTCTTATTATAGGGAAGCTGATAAATATGAATGAGCTGGCAGATTTTATGAGAACTGCACCTCAGGAGATTTCCAGGGATAGTCCATTAAAAAAAATCAGACATGGTATATTCAGCGTTAGCATATATGAAACAGATGGTGATTACTTTGGTTACAGAGTTTATGGTAGAGACATATCAGGAAAAAAGCTACTACTCCATTCAGGCATAATAGATAAAACAGTCTCTGAGAAAGGAAAAAAGTTTTTTCTTATTTTAAACCTTATACTTCTCTTTATATTTCTGTCGGTGATGTTGGTTCTGTACTATGGAATCGATAGATTGGTCACTGTCCCTATTCATAATCTTGTAAGGAGCATAAAAAATATATCCATAAATAAAGATTTATCTGAAGATTTCAATGTTGATTATGGTTCAAAGGAGATAAACATAATATCCAAAGAGATATCAAAACTGTTAAGGACCATAAAAGGTCTACTTGGAGATATTGAGGAAAAAAACAAACTGTTTAAAGCAATCGCAGAAAATACACCTATCGGTATATACATATTTTCAGAAAAGTTTGAGTATGTAAATCCTGCTGTTGAGAAAATCACAGGATACAGCAAGGAAGAAATTATTGGGAAAAATATCTCCTTTCTTCTCACAGAAGCAGACAAAGAAATGAGAAAAAAGATTATAGAGGCGGTCAGAAGAAGGCTGAAAGGGGAAGTTTTCAGAAATGAGTTTCAGATAAAGATAAAAACAAAAAACGGAGAGACAAAAGATATTCTTGTGATAGCAAATACTGTGTTTCTATCAGATAAACCATACGGTTTGGGAATAGCTGTTGATATTACACAGACAAAAAGACTGGAAAGGGAGTTACTTGAACAGGCAGAGAGGGATTCCCTCACAGGTCTGTACAACAGATTGGGTCTTACAAAAAAGATAGAGGAGTTTCTGGATATATTCTCCAGAGAAAACAAAAAGTTTTTTCTCCTATTTATTGACCTGAACAAATTCAAAAACATAAACGACTCCTTTGGTCATCAGATTGGAGATACGGTTTTAAAAACAATAGGAAAAAGACTGAAAGAAAACTTCAGAAAGATTGACGTCATTGCAAGATTTGGAGGAGACGAATTTGGTATTCTCATAACAACCTACTCAAAGTTTGACGACATTTCCCAGATACTGACAAAGATTATTCGGCTTATAGAAGAACCTGTTCATATAAATGAGCTTTCTTTTATTGTTACGGCAAGTATCGGAATTTCTGTTTTTCCAGATGATGGAACAGATGCAAACACCCTTTTAAAAAGAGCAGATATTGCAATGTACAGAGCAAAGGAAAAATCAAGAAAGGAGAATAAAAGCAGTTTTATATTTTTCTCTGAGGAGTTTGAAAGAAAAATAAAAGAAAAAATAGAAATAGAAAGGGAGTTGAGAGAAGTTCTCAAAAATAAGAAGGAAGAATTTACCGTTCTATATCAGCCTATATACAACCTGAAAACAATGAAAATATCAAAGTTAGAAGCTTTAGTAAGGTGGAGTTCTTCAAAGTTTGGTGAAATTCCCCCTTCCAGATTTATAAACATATCTGAGGAGACAGGACTGATAAAGGAGATAAGCAACATAGTTCTGGATAGGGTCTGCAACCAGATACTGCTCTGGAAAAGAAAAGGACTGGATATAAAAGTATCCATAAACATCTCCCCCATAGAGTTTATGGACAGAGATTTTGTTGACAGGCTACTGTCAAAGCTCAGACCATCATGCCTTGAAAAAAATATCTCCATTGAGATAACAGAAAACGTCCTGATTGAAAATGTTTTAGAATCAAGAGAAAAAATCAAAAAACTAAAAGAACAGGGAATTGACATACTGTTAGATGATTTTGGTAAAGGCTATTCTTCCCTCACATACCTGAAAAAATTTCCCATATCAATGTTGAAAATCGACAGGGAATTTATAAAAGATCTCCCAAAAGATAAAGAAGATGTAGAAATAGTAAAGACTATTGTTAAACTATCTGAAATCCTCCAGATAGAAACTGTCGCAGAAGGTATTGAGAGCAGAGAACAACTTGAAATCCTGAAAAATATAGGATGCACTTATGGTCAGGGATTTTTCCTTGGGAAGCCTCTATATCCCTCTGAGATTGAGAGGATATTTCCATCCAATATACATTAAAAAGAACTTATTATCAAGATTGATTTAAACGAAAAAATTTTATAGATTGTAATTCCTATTCCAAAACAGAGGGAGAGAAATGTCAAAAGATTTTACACATCTCCATTTACACTCTCACTACTCAATGCTTGACGGAATGATCAAAATCTCTGAGCTTGCTCAAAAAGCAAAAGAGTACGGATATAAAGCTGTGGCACTAACAGACCACGGAAACATATTTGGAGCTATTGAGTTTTATCAGGAGATGAAAAAAGCTGGCGTTAAACCAATAATAGGAATGGAAGCATACTTTACAAACAACAGATTTGAAAAGAAAGGAGAAGGCTCAGACAGTATATTAGCTGACAAAAACTACCACCTGATACTCCACGCAAAAGATAAAACAGGCTTTAAAAATCTGATGAAGCTATCATCCCTTGCATATACAGAAGGGTTTTACTACAAGCCACGGATAGACTGGGAACTGTTAGAAAAGTATCACGAAGGTCTGATATGCCAGACAGCATGTCTAAAGGGTTTTATACCTCATCTGCTTACAAAAGGAAAGTTTGAAGAGGCTTACGAATATGCAAAAAGACTAAAAGATATATTTGGAGAAGATTTATACTTTGAGATACAGATAAACGGTCTTGAAGAGCAGGAGATAGCAAACAAAGGAATATTAGAGCTTGCAGAAAAAGTAGGAGTAAAGGTCGTGGCAACAAACGACTCCCATTATCTAAATGAGGAGGATGCTCAGGCTCACGATGTTATAAAAGCCCTTCAGATGAAAATGACCTTAAAAGAGCTTAAAGAAAAAGGTAAAGCCTTTAAGGTAAGAGGTCTTCACTTCACAACCCCTGATGAGATGTATCACAAGTTCAAAGGGTACGAATTTGCCCTCAAAAACACAATGGAAATTGCAGAAAAATGCAACGTTGAGATAGATACAGCAGAAACGAGGGGATACCTTTTTCCAAAATTCCAGATACCAGGATTAAATAGGGAAGCAACGGAAGAAGAAAAAGCCCAGTATTTTGAAAAGCTTTCGTGGGAAGGTTTAGAAAAAAGACTTTCAAAAATAAAAAATCTGTCAAAAGAGAAATACCAGCAGTATAAAGAAAGGCTACAGTATGAGATAAATGTTATAAAACAGATGGGATTTCCTGAATATTTTCTCATTGTTCAGGACTTTATTAACCATGCAAAACAAAACGGTATCCCTGTAGGTCCCGGAAGAGGTTGTTTATTCCCAGAAGCAGATGTTTACCTGGCAGATGGTTCAACCGTAAAAATCAAGGATATAAAAATTGGTCAGTTTGTTATAACCCATAAGGGGAATATTCTTCCTGTGGTAAACAAATTTGAGTATGACATTAAGGAGGAAGTTATATCATTAAAAGTCGGCTCTGAAGAACTTATTTTAACATCAGACCACAAGGTATATGCTGTAAAGTCAGAAAGATGCACTGTAAATTCAGAAAAACAAAAAGCTGTAATATGTAAACCAAGCTGTGAAAGATACTGCTCTACAAAACCTTACTTACAGTATAAGCCTGAGTGGATACAGGCTGGTCAGCTAAAAGCAGGAGATTTTGTGGTTTTTCCGAGAATGTACTCCAAAAATGAAGAGATAGTATTTGACATTTTAGATTACGTAGAGCACAAACCATATTTAAAATATGATGATAAGTATGTATGGTATGAGATAAGTGGAAAAATAACAAAAAAAATTCCACGATTTATTCCATTCGATAAAGAGTTTGCAAAACTCCTTGGGTATTACATAGCAGAAGGCTGGTCAAGACTTGGAAACAGAGAAAATGCAGTAGGGTTTGGATTTAATAAAAATGAGATAGTTTACGCAAAAGAAGTTCAGAAATTACTCAAAACTATATTTGAAATAGATAGCAGCATAACTTTACACAAAACAAAAAATTCTTTGCAGGTTATTGGTTATTCAAGAATTGTAGGAGAATTTCTATCATCTTTAGCAGGTAAAGGTGCTAATAACAAAAAAATAGATGAAATCATTATTTATAAAGGAAAGGATGAATATGTAAAAACCCTTATAGCCTACATGTTTAGAGGAGATGGACATGATGGAAGGTCAAATAAGACAATTTCAATTAAATACTCTACAACCTCATACAAACTTGCTACACAGTTAAAACTTTTACTTGGAAGATTTGGATATTACTCCTCAATTAATAAAAGGAAAAATAGGAAAAAGTGGAGTATAGAATACTCAATTAAACTATCTGGTAAACAACTTTTAAACTGGAATAATGATTTCGTAGAGTTTCCAATTAATGTGCCAGACCAGAAATTTTTCAGGAATGACAGTTTTTTTGTAGACGAAAAATACATTTACATAAAGATTAAGTCAGTTAAAAAACTACAGTATAAAGGGAAAGTTTATGATATATCTGTTCCTTTTGATACATCTTTTGTTTCAAACGGATTTGCTGTACATAATTCAGCAGCCGGATCATTGGTTGCTTATGTCCTTGGGATAACTGATGTTGACCCTCTTCAGCATGGTCTTATCTTTGAAAGATTTTTAAACCCTGACAGAATTTCTATGCCTGACATTGATGTGGATTTCTGCATGGAAAGCAGACCTAAGGTTATTGAGTATGTGAAACAAAAATACGGCGAAAATGCTGTTGCCCAGATTATCACATACAACTTTATGAAGTCCAAGATGGTAATAAGAGATGTTGCAAGAACTCTTGGTTTTTCCTACACAGAAGCAGATAAAATAGCAAAGATGATATTACCGGGACCTGTTCAGGGCTCAACACTAACAATAGAAGAAAATTTAGAAGCAAACCCAGAGTTTAGAAAACTTTATGAAACTGATGAAAGGGTAAGACAGCTTATAGACCTTGCCAAAAAGTTAGAAGGCTCTGCCAGACATACAGGAATCCACGCTGCTGGTGTTGTTATAGCCCCTGGGCCATTGGACGAGTATGTTCCTGTTTACGTTGATAAAGACGGAACCAAGGCAACCCAGTTTGATATGGGGACCCTTGAGATGTTAGGCCTTGTAAAGATGGACTTTTTAGGTCTGAAAACACTTACAGAGTTAGATTATATGAAAAAACTGATAAAAGAAAGACACGGAGTAGAGCTGAATTTCCTTGAGCTTGGATTTGACGACCCGAAGGTTTACAAACTTCTCCAATCTGGAAAAACAACAGGAGTTTTTCAGCTTGAAAGTAAGGGGATGCAAAACCTTCTCACAAGGCTAAAACCTGATAAATTTGATGAAATAATAGCTATACTTGCCCTCTTTAGACCGGGTCCCTTAATGTCAGGAATGGTTGATGACTTTATTGATAGAAAGCACGGTAGAAAACCTGTTGAGTATCCATTTGAAGAAGTTAAGGACATATTAGAGGAAACTTACGGTCTTGTCGTATATCAGGAACAGGTCATGTTCATGGCTAACATCCTTTCTGGTTTTACAATGGCAGAAGCAGATACTCTTCGTAAGGCTATTGGTAAGAAGAAAGCTGACGTTATGGCAAAGATGAAAGACAGATTTATCAGTGGTGCTGTGGAAAGGGGATTTGACAGAGAAAAAATAACAAAGCTGTGGGAAGATATAGAAAAGTTTGCATCTTACTCATTCAACAAATCCCACTCAACAGCGTATGCCTATCTGACCTACTGGACAGCATACGTCAAAACCTACTATCCTGAAGAGTTTTTTGCTGTTAAACTATCTACTGAAGGAAATGACGACAAGTTTTTAAATCTGCTGATAGATATGGAAGATTTTGGAATAAGACTTCTGCCACCAGACGTAAATAAATCAAAGGCAGAGTTTTCTATTGAAGACAAAGGGAAAATCAGATTTGGCCTTGCAAGGATAAAGAATGTGGGAGAGCAGTCTGCAAAAGATATAGTAAAGGAAAGGGAAGAAAATGGTCTATACAAAGACATATTTGATATATCAGAAAGGCTGGATTCTAAAAAGCTGAACAAAAGAGTTTTGGAAGCCCTCATAAAGGCAGGTGCTTTTGATTTTACAGGGATTGACAGGGGGGTGATGCTCGCTTCAGTTGACAAGGCTCTATCTGCAGGGCAGAAAGCAAGGCAGCAAAAAGCATCAGGTCAAAACTCTCTCTTTGGCATTATGGAAACAGCAACACATCCTGTAGTTTCTTATGAAAAGGTAGAGCCCATACCAGAGAAGAGAAAATTACATATGGAAAAGGAAGTTTTAGGCTTTTACCTTTCTGGACATCCATTAAAGGCATACGAAAAAGAGCTAAAAGGATACGTAACAAAAATAAATAAACTTATTGAAAAGAAAACAGGTGATAAGGTAAGAATTGCAGGTGTCATATCAGATATTAAAAGGAAAAAAACCCGCTCTGGCTCAACGATGGCAGTACTGACAGTTCAGGACGAGACAGGAATTATTGATGTGAGAGCTTTTCCCGATAAGATGGAGGATAGCTCATTTTTAGAGGAAGA contains the following coding sequences:
- a CDS encoding peptidoglycan D,D-transpeptidase FtsI family protein, which translates into the protein MVKKKVYIVSFLIVAGFLIVILRLLYFQVIKRDEYTQFIKKQYYTQEKIILPRGTIYDKNGKILAISVPTIDVFVLTKHIKNRDRLAKELSIILKKPYSNILKKLSSHRNYVVIARNVDKSLKDRLLKIRRDLKEWNLGLIDSSKRFYPLGSIGGSNIGFVSRVTGKGMEGLELKYDSKLGGGTGKILMMKDALGNPFTIEKEDEKNRYDIKLTIDSNIQYIAQEALKKFVRERKPKEALILIVDPKTGNIIANATYPDYNPNLYWKYTVHKNISFQNAYEPGSLVKPFVLAEAIDEGKVSFKRKYYCGDGKIVVDGVKIRDHKRFKFLTPDEIIIHSSNVGAITLALRLDPEKFYDRLLSLGFGKSTKTFPGEAKGLIKKSKRPVDIAYASIGQNWTATPIQIAMAYSAIANGGYLLKPNFIKEIINPQTGKTIKVEKKIIGKVFSDRSLKKLKSTLKLVVEEGTAKKGKSKYFTIAGKTGTAQKYDPKIKALSKEKFYTWFAGYFPAENPQFTVVIFANEPKKIKKWEVIGGGSVSAPVLRELVDRIMFYMKGKPDKVGGKNGD
- a CDS encoding hotdog domain-containing protein — protein: MEIKTHRQIDQSISGVPTAVETDKFASVMLEITDQMKADEKGLVHGGFLFSAADYCSMLAVNHPNVVLAKAEVRFLKPVRVGEHIFFEGIVVEREGNRRTVEVNGKNEKNEIVFAGKFYCVIPEKHVLD
- a CDS encoding EAL domain-containing protein, whose translation is MSIRRKIALLIFLVFFSGFGVSYVLYRIFITEHLKKLDLIFIDREFDTFFKSIENNISFVDSIAKNEAYWDDLYNFTLNPNEKFVKSNFDSANETLYDLKINFYLVLNRLLNTALYRCNLDLNSCSHLIEAVKKYIKGEQSGLIKIGDNIIAVSSKYILPTEKKSKPAGLLIIGKLINMNELADFMRTAPQEISRDSPLKKIRHGIFSVSIYETDGDYFGYRVYGRDISGKKLLLHSGIIDKTVSEKGKKFFLILNLILLFIFLSVMLVLYYGIDRLVTVPIHNLVRSIKNISINKDLSEDFNVDYGSKEINIISKEISKLLRTIKGLLGDIEEKNKLFKAIAENTPIGIYIFSEKFEYVNPAVEKITGYSKEEIIGKNISFLLTEADKEMRKKIIEAVRRRLKGEVFRNEFQIKIKTKNGETKDILVIANTVFLSDKPYGLGIAVDITQTKRLERELLEQAERDSLTGLYNRLGLTKKIEEFLDIFSRENKKFFLLFIDLNKFKNINDSFGHQIGDTVLKTIGKRLKENFRKIDVIARFGGDEFGILITTYSKFDDISQILTKIIRLIEEPVHINELSFIVTASIGISVFPDDGTDANTLLKRADIAMYRAKEKSRKENKSSFIFFSEEFERKIKEKIEIERELREVLKNKKEEFTVLYQPIYNLKTMKISKLEALVRWSSSKFGEIPPSRFINISEETGLIKEISNIVLDRVCNQILLWKRKGLDIKVSINISPIEFMDRDFVDRLLSKLRPSCLEKNISIEITENVLIENVLESREKIKKLKEQGIDILLDDFGKGYSSLTYLKKFPISMLKIDREFIKDLPKDKEDVEIVKTIVKLSEILQIETVAEGIESREQLEILKNIGCTYGQGFFLGKPLYPSEIERIFPSNIH